A genomic window from Punica granatum isolate Tunisia-2019 chromosome 2, ASM765513v2, whole genome shotgun sequence includes:
- the LOC116193994 gene encoding 50S ribosomal protein 5, chloroplastic-like — MAVVVSPSFLQLRSTSLSSIPSSSPSSSSSSISIAASTVSKLNGRPIRFHSVSADGLSIDLPFVTPRRVLLTPLAKAAGTDEVILVDSVDSLSDSNEDEILAAGKGLLDAKLQRKLEQKMRMKLTKKARLRRKKLVRRRRMRKKKGQ; from the exons ATGGCCGTCGTGGTCTCTCCAAGTTTTCTGCAACTCCGATcaacctctctctcttctattCCTTCATCTTCTCCATCCTCTTCCTCGTCGTCCATCTCCATAGCTGCTTCAACAG TTTCGAAGCTGAACGGAAGACCCATTCGTTTCCACTCAGTGTCTGCTGATGGACTAAGCATCGACCTCCCCTTTGTCACCCCCAGAAGAGTGCTGTTGACACCGCTTGCTAAGGCGGCTGGCACTGATGAGGTGATTCTCGTTGATAGTGTCGACTCTCTCTCAGACAGTAATGAGGATGAGATTTTGGCTGCGGGGAAAGGCCTACTGGATGCGAAGCTTCAGCGGAAGCTCGAGcagaagatgaggatgaagctGACGAAGAAAGCCAGGCTCCGGAGGAAGAAACTTGTTCGGAGGCGGaggatgaggaagaagaagggtCAGTGA
- the LOC116196716 gene encoding probable protein S-acyltransferase 2 isoform X3: MNKVHSWASSSMGTASSTKPAPRRIYQVWKGNNDFTFLFLTSGRDPGIIPRNKQPPESDEMVDSTTQSIEWVNSKSSQLKIPRTKDVLVNNITVKVKFCDTCLLYRPPRASHCSICNNCVQRFDHHCPWVGQCIALRNYPFFICFITSSTILCIYVFVFSWINLLRQGRDLWGAMSHDVLWVVLIFYCFIAVWFVGGLTVFHFYLIATNQTTYENFRYRYDKKENPYSRGMFRNIKELFFSKIPPSLVDFRAWTTEDEETIHGSVVLDVDRGFVLSKGKFDLEMGGTLGKDGMMHMPSILQNLDYVGIDEKLKRKEGGGDNKFDAFYFPPELESRFSKNTPSTRNVSDNKKMPDAR; the protein is encoded by the exons ATGAACAAAGTTCATAGCTGGGCCTCTTCCTCCATGGGGACGGCCTCCTCCACCAAACCCGCTCCAAGGAGGATCTACCAAGTTTGGAAGGGTAACAAT GACTTCACCTTCCTCTTCCTAACATCTGGAAGAGATCCTGGGATAATTCCGAGGAACAAACAGCCTCCCGAATCAGATGAAATGGTGGACTCGACCACCCAATCCATAGAATGGGTCAATAGTAAATCATCACAACTGAAAATACCTCGAACTAAGGATGTCCTGGTCAATAATATCACAGTAAAGGTGAAGTTTTGCGACACTTGTTTGCTGTATCGCCCGCCTCGTGCTTCCCACTGCTCCATCTGCAACAACTGTGTGCAGAGATTCGATCACCATTGCCCCTGGGTCGGTCAATGCATCGCACTA CGCAATTATCCGTTCTTCATATGTTTCATCACTTCTTCAACCATCTTATGCATCTACGTGTTCGTGTTCTCGTGGATCAATCTTCTTCGGCAAGGACGCGACTTGTGGGGTGCCATGTCCCATGATGTTCTGTGGGTAGTCCTCATCTTTTATTGCTTCATAGCCGTTTGGTTTGTTGGTGGTCTTACAGTCTTCCATTTCTACCTTATCGCAACGAATCAG ACAACTTATGAGAATTTCCGGTATCGATATGATAAGAAAGAGAATCCATACAGCAGGGGGATGTTTCGGAACATAAAGGAACTATTCTTCTCTAAGATCCCACCGTCGCTGGTTGACTTCCGAGCATGGACAACAGAAGATGAGGAAACGATACACGGGTCCGTTGTATTGGACGTTGATAGAGGCTTTGTTCTCTCAAAAGGAAAGTTTGACCTTGAAATGGGAGGTACTCTTGGGAAGGATGGAATGATGCATATGCCAAGCATTCTGCAGAATTTGGATTATGTTGGAATCGATGAGAAGTTGAAGAGAAAGGAGGGAGGTGGAGATAACAAGTTTGATGCGTTTTATTTCCCGCCCGAACTAGAGTCAAGATTCTCGAAGAACACGCCGAGTACGAGAAATGTTAGTGATAATAAGAAAATGCCTGATGCTCGGTAG
- the LOC116196716 gene encoding probable protein S-acyltransferase 1 isoform X1: MNKVHSWASSSMGTASSTKPAPRRIYQVWKGNNKFLCGGRLVLGPDAASLLLTSVLIGCPAITFCIKMLLLLRVVEPSFGYPVLIVGMILTLMDFTFLFLTSGRDPGIIPRNKQPPESDEMVDSTTQSIEWVNSKSSQLKIPRTKDVLVNNITVKVKFCDTCLLYRPPRASHCSICNNCVQRFDHHCPWVGQCIALRNYPFFICFITSSTILCIYVFVFSWINLLRQGRDLWGAMSHDVLWVVLIFYCFIAVWFVGGLTVFHFYLIATNQTTYENFRYRYDKKENPYSRGMFRNIKELFFSKIPPSLVDFRAWTTEDEETIHGSVVLDVDRGFVLSKGKFDLEMGGTLGKDGMMHMPSILQNLDYVGIDEKLKRKEGGGDNKFDAFYFPPELESRFSKNTPSTRNVSDNKKMPDAR, from the exons ATGAACAAAGTTCATAGCTGGGCCTCTTCCTCCATGGGGACGGCCTCCTCCACCAAACCCGCTCCAAGGAGGATCTACCAAGTTTGGAAGGGTAACAAT AAATTCCTCTGTGGTGGCAGACTGGTCTTAGGTCCTGATGCAGCATCATTGTTGTTGACCTCAGTCCTCATCGGATGTCCCGCAATCACATTCTGCATAAAAATGCTTTTACTACTCAGAGTAGTCGAACCCTCCTTCGGTTACCCTGTGCTGATTGTTGGAATGATCCTCACTCTTATG GACTTCACCTTCCTCTTCCTAACATCTGGAAGAGATCCTGGGATAATTCCGAGGAACAAACAGCCTCCCGAATCAGATGAAATGGTGGACTCGACCACCCAATCCATAGAATGGGTCAATAGTAAATCATCACAACTGAAAATACCTCGAACTAAGGATGTCCTGGTCAATAATATCACAGTAAAGGTGAAGTTTTGCGACACTTGTTTGCTGTATCGCCCGCCTCGTGCTTCCCACTGCTCCATCTGCAACAACTGTGTGCAGAGATTCGATCACCATTGCCCCTGGGTCGGTCAATGCATCGCACTA CGCAATTATCCGTTCTTCATATGTTTCATCACTTCTTCAACCATCTTATGCATCTACGTGTTCGTGTTCTCGTGGATCAATCTTCTTCGGCAAGGACGCGACTTGTGGGGTGCCATGTCCCATGATGTTCTGTGGGTAGTCCTCATCTTTTATTGCTTCATAGCCGTTTGGTTTGTTGGTGGTCTTACAGTCTTCCATTTCTACCTTATCGCAACGAATCAG ACAACTTATGAGAATTTCCGGTATCGATATGATAAGAAAGAGAATCCATACAGCAGGGGGATGTTTCGGAACATAAAGGAACTATTCTTCTCTAAGATCCCACCGTCGCTGGTTGACTTCCGAGCATGGACAACAGAAGATGAGGAAACGATACACGGGTCCGTTGTATTGGACGTTGATAGAGGCTTTGTTCTCTCAAAAGGAAAGTTTGACCTTGAAATGGGAGGTACTCTTGGGAAGGATGGAATGATGCATATGCCAAGCATTCTGCAGAATTTGGATTATGTTGGAATCGATGAGAAGTTGAAGAGAAAGGAGGGAGGTGGAGATAACAAGTTTGATGCGTTTTATTTCCCGCCCGAACTAGAGTCAAGATTCTCGAAGAACACGCCGAGTACGAGAAATGTTAGTGATAATAAGAAAATGCCTGATGCTCGGTAG
- the LOC116196716 gene encoding probable protein S-acyltransferase 1 isoform X2, which translates to MSRNHILHKNAFTTQSSRTLLRLPCADCWNDPHSYVQDFTFLFLTSGRDPGIIPRNKQPPESDEMVDSTTQSIEWVNSKSSQLKIPRTKDVLVNNITVKVKFCDTCLLYRPPRASHCSICNNCVQRFDHHCPWVGQCIALRNYPFFICFITSSTILCIYVFVFSWINLLRQGRDLWGAMSHDVLWVVLIFYCFIAVWFVGGLTVFHFYLIATNQTTYENFRYRYDKKENPYSRGMFRNIKELFFSKIPPSLVDFRAWTTEDEETIHGSVVLDVDRGFVLSKGKFDLEMGGTLGKDGMMHMPSILQNLDYVGIDEKLKRKEGGGDNKFDAFYFPPELESRFSKNTPSTRNVSDNKKMPDAR; encoded by the exons ATGTCCCGCAATCACATTCTGCATAAAAATGCTTTTACTACTCAGAGTAGTCGAACCCTCCTTCGGTTACCCTGTGCTGATTGTTGGAATGATCCTCACTCTTATG TGCAGGACTTCACCTTCCTCTTCCTAACATCTGGAAGAGATCCTGGGATAATTCCGAGGAACAAACAGCCTCCCGAATCAGATGAAATGGTGGACTCGACCACCCAATCCATAGAATGGGTCAATAGTAAATCATCACAACTGAAAATACCTCGAACTAAGGATGTCCTGGTCAATAATATCACAGTAAAGGTGAAGTTTTGCGACACTTGTTTGCTGTATCGCCCGCCTCGTGCTTCCCACTGCTCCATCTGCAACAACTGTGTGCAGAGATTCGATCACCATTGCCCCTGGGTCGGTCAATGCATCGCACTA CGCAATTATCCGTTCTTCATATGTTTCATCACTTCTTCAACCATCTTATGCATCTACGTGTTCGTGTTCTCGTGGATCAATCTTCTTCGGCAAGGACGCGACTTGTGGGGTGCCATGTCCCATGATGTTCTGTGGGTAGTCCTCATCTTTTATTGCTTCATAGCCGTTTGGTTTGTTGGTGGTCTTACAGTCTTCCATTTCTACCTTATCGCAACGAATCAG ACAACTTATGAGAATTTCCGGTATCGATATGATAAGAAAGAGAATCCATACAGCAGGGGGATGTTTCGGAACATAAAGGAACTATTCTTCTCTAAGATCCCACCGTCGCTGGTTGACTTCCGAGCATGGACAACAGAAGATGAGGAAACGATACACGGGTCCGTTGTATTGGACGTTGATAGAGGCTTTGTTCTCTCAAAAGGAAAGTTTGACCTTGAAATGGGAGGTACTCTTGGGAAGGATGGAATGATGCATATGCCAAGCATTCTGCAGAATTTGGATTATGTTGGAATCGATGAGAAGTTGAAGAGAAAGGAGGGAGGTGGAGATAACAAGTTTGATGCGTTTTATTTCCCGCCCGAACTAGAGTCAAGATTCTCGAAGAACACGCCGAGTACGAGAAATGTTAGTGATAATAAGAAAATGCCTGATGCTCGGTAG
- the LOC116193633 gene encoding probable protein S-acyltransferase 4, with translation MAPDSSPKRVYQVWKGSNKFVFGGRLIFGPDAASLFLSALLIMGPAIAFCIKAYLKIDGHPHFLPVLIVSSILTFLDLVFLLVTSCRDPGIVPRNSRPPESDEAFVMTTPSMEWVNGRTPHMKLPRTKDVIVNGHAVKVKYCDTCLLFRPPRASHCSICNNCVQRFDHHCPWVGQCIGIRNYRFFFMFISTSTILCIFVFVFSWINILEAKDKWGNIWKAMSHDVVSDFLIIYCFIAVWFVGGLTIFHFYLICTNQTTYENFRYRYDKKENPYSKGLGGNLVEVFFSRIPPSLNNFRAFVEAEEPMAVEALTPNLGEGTADSKERLDLKMGIELVEGNSGFMLPEILQNLNYDDFEDSRRSKEGGEQSAADPFFSCSEQEREEWIREPADADRERNVSAETPLMQDEAEGSVQSSAGLGDENSAKRATDESDSHQTAAVVSQS, from the exons ATGGCCCCGGACTCTTCTCCTAAGAGGGTTTATCAAGTTTGGAAAGGAAGCAAC AAATTCGTCTTTGGAGGTAGGTTGATTTTCGGTCCCGATGCAGCGTCCCTCTTTCTCTCTGCTCTCCTGATCATGGGTCCTGCAATTGCTTTCTGCATAAAAGCTTATTTGAAGATTGATGGCCATCCTCATTTTCTTCCCGTGCTGATCGTGTCCTCCATCCTCACTTTTCTG GATCTAGTGTTCCTCCTGGTCACCTCCTGCAGGGACCCCGGGATAGTTCCTAGGAATTCCCGGCCTCCCGAATCAGATGAGGCTTTCGTTATGACTACCCCTTCTATGGAGTGGGTCAACGGAAGAACTCCTCACATGAAACTTCCCCGAACGAAAGATGTGATTGTTAATGGTCATGCTGTCAAAGTGAAGTATTGCGACACTTGTTTACTCTTTCGTCCTCCCCGCGCTTCTCACTGCTCGATCTGCAACAATTGTGTGCAGAGGTTTGATCATCACTGTCCATGGGTCGGTCAGTGCATCGGAATC CGCAACTATCGGTTCTTCTTCATGTTTATATCAACATCCACCATTCTGTGCATCTTTGTCTTTGTATTTTCATGGATCAACATACTTGAAGCTAAAGATAAGTGGGGCAATATATGGAAAGCCATGTCCCATGACGTCGTATCTGATTTTCTcatcatttactgcttcataGCAGTTTGGTTCGTGGGCGGTCTCACCATCTTCCACTTCTACCTTATCTGCACAAACCAG ACTACTTATGAGAACTTCCGCTACCGCTACGATAAGAAGGAGAATCCATATAGCAAAGGACTGGGCGGGAACCTCGTAGAGGTATTCTTTTCCCGGATACCACCTTCATTGAATAATTTTCGAGCATTTGTTGAGGCAGAGGAACCAATGGCAGTGGAGGCCTTGACTCCAAATCTTGGAGAAGGCACTGCTGACTCAAAAGAGAGACTCGATCTCAAGATGGGGATTGAGCTTGTAGAGGGCAACAGTGGTTTCATGCTCCCTGAGATTTTACAGAACTTGAACTATGATGATTTTGAGGATAGCCGGAGGAGCAAGGAAGGAGGAGAGCAATCTGCTGCTGATCCCTTTTTCTCTTGTTCGGAGCAAGAAAGGGAGGAATGGATACGAGAACCTGCTGATGCAGATCGAGAAAGGAATGTCAGTGCAGAAACTCCCCTCATGCAGGATGAAGCAGAAGGATCTGTCCAAAGTTCCGCTGGTTTAGGTGATGAAAATTCTGCCAAGAGAGCTACTGATGAAAGCGATTCCCATCAAACTGCTGCAGTAGTTTCTCAATCATAA